The following proteins are encoded in a genomic region of Neomicrococcus aestuarii:
- a CDS encoding ATP-binding cassette domain-containing protein, whose product MAAVPLADSHEMIRVHGANENNLKNVSVQIPKRRLTVFTGVSGSGKSSLVFGTIAAESQRMINETYSSFVQGFMPNIGRPEVDLLEGLTTAIIVDQERMGANPRSTVGTVTDANAMLRIIFSRIAEPHIGSSNAYSFNVPSVSASGVMKVTKGGKEVAEKKTFNQTGGMCPECEGRGQVSDIILDELYDSSMSLAEGPFKIPGYTADGWAMRIFSGSGFFDVDKPIAKFNESEMHDLLYKEPTKVKIDSINLTYEGLIPKVQKSFLSKDRDALQPHIRAFVDRIATFKMCPACDGTRLAEPARNSFINGKNIADLCAMQINELAVWLRSLEAPALGPLVENLQHTLDQFVEIGLGYLTLDRPSGTLSGGESQRVKMIRHMGSALTDVTYVFDEPSVGLHPHDIQRMNELLQRLRDKGNTVLVVEHKPEMIEIADHVVDLGPGPGSRGGQICFEGSVEDLRKSGTVTGKHLDDRSTLKASVNKPKGTLQIRGASENNLQSVDVDVPLGVLVAVTGVSGSGKSSLVHGSIAKNDGVVSIDQTAIRGSRRSNPATYTGMLEPIRKAFAKENGVKPALFSANSEGACPTCNGAGVVYTELGFMATVGTTCEDCEGKRFQPEVLEYRLAGKNIHEVLSMPVDEAEAFFGEGDAKIPAVHKILQRLSDVGLGYLSLGQPLTTLSGGERQRLKLATQMGDKGEIYVLDEPTTGLHLSDVEQLMGLLDRLVKSGKSVIVIEHHQAVMAHADWIIDLGPGAGVDGGTVVFEGTPAELVADASTLTGRYLKEYVTA is encoded by the coding sequence ATGGCCGCAGTGCCGTTGGCTGACAGTCACGAAATGATTCGCGTTCACGGCGCGAATGAGAACAACCTGAAAAACGTGTCTGTCCAGATTCCCAAGCGTCGACTCACGGTGTTTACCGGGGTTTCAGGCTCCGGCAAGAGCTCCTTGGTGTTCGGAACCATCGCTGCGGAGTCGCAGCGCATGATCAACGAGACCTACAGCTCCTTCGTGCAAGGATTCATGCCCAACATCGGCCGGCCAGAAGTGGATCTGCTGGAAGGGCTCACCACGGCGATCATCGTGGACCAAGAGCGCATGGGCGCTAACCCGCGCTCGACCGTCGGCACCGTCACAGACGCCAACGCCATGCTGCGCATCATCTTTAGTCGCATCGCCGAACCGCACATCGGCTCATCCAACGCGTATTCGTTCAATGTGCCCTCCGTCAGCGCCAGTGGCGTCATGAAAGTGACCAAGGGCGGCAAAGAAGTCGCCGAGAAGAAGACGTTCAACCAGACCGGCGGCATGTGCCCCGAATGTGAGGGCCGCGGACAGGTCTCCGACATCATCCTGGACGAACTCTACGATTCCTCGATGTCACTGGCCGAAGGACCATTTAAGATCCCTGGTTACACCGCCGACGGATGGGCCATGAGGATCTTCTCCGGATCGGGCTTCTTCGACGTAGACAAGCCGATCGCGAAGTTCAACGAGTCTGAGATGCACGACCTGCTCTACAAAGAGCCCACTAAGGTCAAGATCGACAGCATTAACCTGACCTACGAAGGCCTGATTCCTAAAGTTCAAAAGTCCTTCCTTTCCAAGGATCGGGACGCTTTGCAACCGCATATCCGGGCGTTTGTGGACCGCATTGCTACCTTCAAAATGTGCCCCGCGTGCGATGGCACTCGCTTAGCGGAACCTGCGCGAAACTCTTTTATCAACGGCAAAAACATCGCCGATCTCTGCGCCATGCAGATCAACGAGTTGGCTGTGTGGCTCCGTTCTCTGGAAGCGCCGGCCTTGGGTCCGCTCGTCGAGAACCTGCAGCACACCCTGGATCAGTTCGTGGAAATTGGCCTGGGGTACCTGACGCTGGATCGGCCGTCCGGCACTCTGTCCGGCGGTGAATCCCAGCGCGTGAAAATGATCCGCCACATGGGATCTGCACTCACGGATGTGACCTACGTGTTCGATGAGCCGTCCGTGGGACTGCACCCGCATGACATTCAGCGCATGAACGAGCTCCTGCAGCGCTTGCGGGACAAGGGCAACACCGTGCTAGTGGTGGAACACAAGCCAGAAATGATTGAGATCGCCGATCACGTGGTGGACCTTGGCCCAGGGCCGGGATCGCGCGGTGGACAGATCTGCTTTGAAGGATCCGTCGAGGATCTTCGCAAGAGCGGCACCGTCACCGGAAAGCATCTGGATGATCGCTCCACCCTGAAGGCCAGCGTGAACAAGCCCAAGGGGACTCTGCAGATCCGGGGTGCCTCGGAAAACAACCTTCAAAGCGTTGATGTGGATGTGCCACTCGGCGTTCTGGTGGCTGTCACGGGCGTTTCAGGATCAGGTAAGAGCTCGCTGGTTCATGGATCCATCGCCAAGAATGACGGCGTTGTGTCGATCGATCAGACGGCCATTCGTGGTTCTCGCCGGAGCAATCCCGCGACCTACACTGGGATGCTCGAACCTATTCGCAAGGCGTTCGCGAAGGAGAATGGGGTCAAGCCGGCGCTCTTCAGTGCCAACTCTGAGGGAGCCTGCCCCACCTGTAACGGTGCCGGCGTGGTCTACACGGAGCTCGGTTTCATGGCGACTGTGGGGACCACCTGTGAGGACTGTGAGGGCAAGCGTTTCCAGCCGGAGGTGCTCGAGTACCGGCTCGCTGGTAAGAACATCCACGAAGTGCTTTCGATGCCCGTGGATGAGGCCGAGGCGTTCTTCGGTGAAGGAGACGCCAAAATCCCTGCGGTGCACAAGATCCTGCAGCGCTTGTCTGATGTGGGCTTGGGCTACTTGAGCCTTGGCCAGCCGCTCACCACTCTGTCCGGCGGCGAACGCCAACGCCTCAAGCTAGCAACCCAGATGGGGGATAAGGGCGAAATCTACGTCCTCGATGAACCCACCACCGGGCTCCACCTGTCGGACGTGGAACAGCTCATGGGCTTGCTGGACCGACTCGTGAAATCCGGGAAATCCGTCATTGTTATTGAGCATCATCAGGCCGTGATGGCTCACGCGGACTGGATCATTGATCTGGGCCCGGGTGCTGGTGTTGACGGTGGCACCGTGGTCTTTGAGGGCACGCCCGCGGAGCTGGTGGCCGATGCCTCCACGCTCACGGGGCGCTACCTCAAAGAGTATGTGACCGCTTAA
- a CDS encoding MDR family MFS transporter — translation MSSSLQPEESAPSQTDAVQALDRKGVTTIITVLVISAFLMILNETVLSVALPNLMAEFNVDAVQVQWLTTGFLLTMAVVIPTTGFLTQRFTTRTLFTVAISLFIVGTLVAALAPSVGVILLGRIIQAGGTAIVLPLLMVTTLTLVAPARRGTVMGLNSVVISVAPAIGPTLSGLVVNTWGWRWIFGAIVPLAVILLIAGYVSLKHKNPTRRAPLDLLSVAFSAVAFGGLVYGLASISSIIGGSMAPLGAFVVGLIALAIFVQRQIALQRKDDSALLNLKPFKFHNFRIAVTILVIAMGSMLGTVMVLPIYLQNGRGFSVLEAGLVLLPGGLIQGIASPFIGRLYDKLGALPLVLPGAALLAGGLWWMTTLDAESSLTTVIITNVVFSLGMAMVMTPLMTTALGSLPRELYGHGSAILNTLQQLGGAAGTAGFIAALSIGAATAASSGSDEAHAVIAGADVAFSLGGILGIIAIILAFFLRKDASNQSA, via the coding sequence ATGTCTTCATCCCTCCAGCCGGAGGAATCCGCGCCATCACAGACGGACGCTGTTCAAGCGCTCGACCGCAAGGGCGTCACTACCATCATCACGGTGCTGGTCATCTCCGCCTTCTTGATGATCCTGAATGAAACCGTCCTTTCGGTTGCACTTCCAAATCTCATGGCCGAGTTCAACGTTGATGCAGTACAGGTCCAGTGGCTCACTACAGGCTTCTTGCTCACCATGGCCGTGGTCATTCCGACGACCGGCTTTCTAACTCAGCGGTTCACAACGCGCACACTGTTCACCGTGGCGATCTCGCTGTTCATTGTGGGCACGCTCGTCGCAGCGCTAGCACCGTCTGTTGGCGTCATTTTGTTGGGCCGCATCATTCAAGCGGGCGGCACGGCCATCGTCCTGCCTTTGCTCATGGTTACCACGCTTACGCTGGTGGCACCTGCTCGCCGCGGTACCGTCATGGGATTGAACTCCGTGGTGATTTCTGTGGCACCGGCCATTGGTCCCACGCTCTCCGGACTCGTGGTGAACACGTGGGGTTGGCGCTGGATCTTCGGGGCCATTGTGCCGCTGGCGGTCATCTTGTTGATCGCGGGCTACGTCTCACTCAAGCACAAGAACCCGACTCGCCGCGCTCCCCTAGATCTCCTCTCGGTTGCTTTCTCGGCGGTTGCCTTCGGCGGGCTGGTCTACGGTCTCGCGTCCATCTCTTCCATCATCGGCGGATCTATGGCCCCTTTGGGCGCCTTCGTGGTGGGTCTCATTGCATTGGCGATCTTTGTCCAGCGACAGATTGCGCTGCAACGCAAGGATGATTCAGCTTTGCTGAACCTCAAGCCCTTCAAGTTCCACAATTTCCGCATCGCCGTGACCATTCTGGTGATCGCCATGGGAAGCATGCTGGGAACCGTCATGGTCCTGCCAATTTACCTGCAGAACGGCCGTGGATTCAGCGTGCTCGAAGCTGGCCTGGTACTCCTTCCAGGCGGCCTGATCCAGGGCATCGCCTCACCGTTCATCGGCCGTCTCTATGACAAGCTCGGCGCACTCCCCCTCGTGCTTCCGGGCGCCGCGCTCTTGGCGGGCGGGCTCTGGTGGATGACCACCCTCGACGCCGAAAGCTCATTGACTACGGTGATCATCACGAACGTGGTGTTCAGCTTGGGCATGGCCATGGTCATGACTCCCCTGATGACGACGGCGCTTGGCTCGCTTCCGCGCGAGTTGTACGGACACGGTTCAGCGATTTTGAATACGCTTCAGCAACTCGGTGGCGCAGCAGGCACGGCGGGCTTCATTGCCGCCCTCTCGATTGGCGCGGCGACGGCAGCGAGCAGCGGTTCTGATGAAGCTCACGCCGTTATTGCCGGCGCGGACGTTGCGTTCTCGCTCGGAGGCATCCTTGGAATCATCGCCATCATCTTGGCGTTCTTCCTGCGCAAAGATGCGTCGAATCAGTCCGCTTAA
- a CDS encoding TetR/AcrR family transcriptional regulator has product MSPSKSSEQPLGLRERRRLQTENEIHEAAITLFEQKGVAATTVQDIADAAGISSRTFFRYFASKEQAALPGQRRMVDAMASVDFSNVQSTSDLLRIMANVAESVMLSENQPSAGEHRRIARLLATEGDMRSLAAAQEQYLGKVLRESLERNLPNYDAASLLLVAEISLALWRTSWMRWGELSAEDVIVEPIVVFRECRATLDGMLGGTTS; this is encoded by the coding sequence GTGAGCCCCAGTAAATCCAGTGAGCAGCCCCTCGGATTGCGCGAGCGGCGTCGACTTCAAACGGAAAACGAAATCCACGAAGCCGCGATTACGCTTTTTGAGCAAAAGGGCGTGGCTGCCACTACGGTGCAGGATATTGCGGACGCAGCAGGCATTTCCTCGCGCACGTTCTTTCGATACTTTGCCAGCAAGGAGCAGGCAGCGTTGCCTGGTCAACGACGCATGGTGGACGCCATGGCATCCGTTGACTTCAGTAACGTTCAGAGCACCTCTGATCTATTGCGCATCATGGCTAACGTCGCCGAAAGCGTGATGCTCTCCGAAAATCAACCGAGTGCGGGGGAGCACCGCAGAATCGCCCGCCTACTGGCGACAGAGGGGGATATGCGCTCGCTTGCGGCCGCTCAGGAGCAGTACTTGGGCAAGGTTTTGCGGGAGTCCTTAGAACGGAATTTGCCGAATTACGACGCCGCGAGCTTGCTTTTGGTTGCCGAAATTTCGCTTGCGCTGTGGCGGACTAGCTGGATGCGCTGGGGGGAGTTGTCGGCCGAAGATGTGATTGTTGAACCCATCGTTGTTTTTCGCGAGTGCCGTGCCACACTAGATGGCATGCTTGGTGGAACAACGTCATGA
- a CDS encoding Type 1 glutamine amidotransferase-like domain-containing protein, with amino-acid sequence MKLLLTSGGITNDSIREALERLPGKPVSESTALCIPTAQYGHPWCTPQSMWNFVAGEQPSHMTGLGWKSVGLLELLALPSMNKERWLPWLEAADVLLVDGGDAIYLRHWLVQSGLWDELQRFSNLVWVGVSAGSMVLTPRIGREFMTSGSKDIWGREDLPAPADAGLSAIEFSIFPHLNHPDMPTNSLQAAEKWFEQIDHPAFAMDDDSAIAVVDGDIRVISEGTCVELG; translated from the coding sequence ATGAAACTCCTGCTGACCTCCGGCGGCATCACTAACGACAGCATTCGGGAGGCCCTCGAGAGGCTCCCGGGGAAACCCGTTTCCGAATCCACGGCACTGTGTATTCCCACCGCGCAATACGGACATCCCTGGTGTACACCACAGAGCATGTGGAATTTTGTGGCCGGTGAGCAGCCGTCCCATATGACCGGCTTGGGATGGAAATCCGTGGGGCTGTTAGAGCTACTGGCGTTACCGAGTATGAACAAGGAACGCTGGTTGCCGTGGCTTGAAGCGGCGGATGTGCTCTTGGTGGACGGCGGCGATGCAATCTATCTTCGTCATTGGCTGGTGCAATCAGGCCTTTGGGATGAGCTGCAACGATTCTCGAATCTCGTCTGGGTGGGTGTGAGCGCCGGCAGCATGGTGTTGACGCCACGAATCGGCCGTGAGTTCATGACCTCTGGATCAAAAGACATTTGGGGCCGTGAAGATCTTCCAGCGCCTGCAGACGCCGGTCTGAGTGCCATCGAGTTTTCAATCTTCCCGCACCTGAACCATCCGGACATGCCGACCAATTCGTTGCAGGCTGCTGAGAAATGGTTTGAGCAGATTGATCATCCAGCCTTCGCCATGGATGACGATTCAGCAATTGCCGTGGTCGATGGTGACATCCGTGTGATTTCAGAAGGCACGTGCGTGGAACTGGGATAA
- a CDS encoding tyrosine-type recombinase/integrase, with protein MAVDGSGRVYLLGSIPLLHPEQQTLDEMLDGWRNQQLSRNLKFDTIDQRARYVRRFVDHVNEFPWNWTPAHVEEYFGDLRSIRRVSHATLRAHQSALRHFTTYVSNPDYGWDRACEQLFGTHPSQVFYEWNTATHVQGFEGRPAKRPFTKEELQRVFDHADDEVGLIEASGKKGWKAAYRDTVMLKVAYSYGLRFNELRHLQSVDFATNPRARGFGRFGVCKVRFGKSRRASPPKPRSVLTVFDWTAGILEDWLANGRGTLHTPDLFPSERGGLIVESTLLRRLRRYLDELGMPSDGLDLHSLRRSYATHLLEAGWDPRFVQYQMGHEHASTTGIYQFVSDDFRNTTLRASLDRTLGEALGPQSGGEQ; from the coding sequence ATGGCGGTCGACGGATCAGGTCGGGTGTATCTGCTGGGCTCCATTCCGCTCTTGCATCCCGAACAGCAGACCTTGGACGAGATGTTGGACGGCTGGCGCAACCAGCAGCTCTCGCGAAACCTCAAGTTCGACACGATCGACCAGCGCGCCCGGTATGTCCGCAGGTTCGTGGACCACGTGAACGAGTTTCCCTGGAATTGGACGCCGGCCCACGTCGAGGAGTACTTCGGGGACCTGCGCTCGATCCGGCGCGTGAGCCATGCGACACTCCGCGCCCACCAGTCCGCACTGCGCCACTTCACCACATACGTCTCCAACCCCGACTACGGCTGGGATAGGGCCTGCGAGCAGCTCTTCGGCACCCATCCCTCCCAGGTCTTCTACGAGTGGAACACGGCCACGCACGTGCAGGGGTTCGAGGGCCGCCCCGCCAAACGGCCCTTCACCAAGGAGGAACTCCAGAGGGTCTTCGACCACGCCGACGACGAGGTCGGACTCATCGAGGCCTCGGGCAAGAAGGGCTGGAAGGCGGCCTACCGCGACACCGTCATGCTCAAGGTGGCCTACTCCTACGGGCTGCGCTTCAATGAGCTCCGGCACCTGCAGTCCGTCGACTTCGCAACCAACCCCCGCGCCCGCGGCTTCGGGAGATTCGGTGTCTGCAAAGTCCGCTTCGGCAAGTCCCGCAGGGCTTCGCCGCCCAAGCCCCGCAGCGTGCTGACCGTCTTCGACTGGACCGCAGGCATCCTGGAGGATTGGCTCGCCAATGGCCGCGGAACACTCCACACGCCCGACCTCTTCCCCAGCGAACGCGGCGGCCTGATCGTGGAGTCCACCCTCCTGCGCCGGCTCCGGCGGTACCTCGACGAACTTGGAATGCCATCGGACGGGCTTGACCTGCATTCACTGCGGCGCTCCTACGCGACGCACCTGCTCGAAGCCGGGTGGGATCCTAGATTCGTGCAATACCAAATGGGCCACGAACACGCCTCCACCACCGGAATCTACCAATTCGTCAGCGACGACTTCCGCAACACCACCCTGCGGGCCTCTCTGGACCGCACGCTGGGCGAGGCGCTGGGACCGCAATCCGGAGGAGAGCAATGA
- a CDS encoding helix-turn-helix domain-containing protein, which translates to MKRQVEYTWRLAELMAVRGLHNTTDLIPLLAERGINLSRPQVYRIVNQKPERVALQVIAAICDIFSCGPEDLITVTAADVRARKTGTNNSPNVVDLNRTVRPRRARIIDDDD; encoded by the coding sequence ATGAAGCGCCAAGTCGAATACACGTGGCGGCTGGCCGAGCTGATGGCGGTCCGGGGACTGCACAACACCACCGACCTCATCCCCCTGCTGGCCGAACGCGGAATCAATCTCTCCAGGCCCCAGGTCTACCGCATCGTCAACCAGAAGCCTGAACGCGTAGCCCTGCAGGTCATAGCCGCCATCTGCGACATCTTCTCTTGCGGACCCGAAGACCTCATCACCGTCACCGCCGCCGACGTGCGGGCACGCAAGACCGGAACCAACAACTCGCCCAACGTCGTGGACCTCAACCGGACTGTCCGCCCACGCCGCGCCCGCATCATCGACGATGACGACTGA
- a CDS encoding site-specific integrase, whose amino-acid sequence MHHELLPQRDPYLSRFETWIDDKLRALPAEVAKPIEQFAKWHHLRRIRVMATPDSTARGPVHAAKQEITETIKFLGWLWQTHQRTASTSTQQDVDTWLSTGPTTRKAIRTFFVFAKKTGTNTRVEIGHYKAKSRPAITQEERLAWLREMLTGNSESPPYRVAGILLLLYAQPLVRVAALRSDAISVNDNTGTLSITLGTHPVPVPQPFAELLTQYLQNRPNLRTGSGSDSPWLFPGTRTGQHLHPNTIMDRLRSLGLELRGARNTALDEHLSAAPPPLVADALGFSHQVAFLHSEASAQPWARYADLKANHNVPPS is encoded by the coding sequence ATGCACCACGAACTTCTCCCCCAGCGCGACCCGTACCTCAGCCGCTTCGAGACCTGGATAGACGACAAGCTCCGCGCCCTGCCGGCCGAAGTCGCCAAACCCATCGAACAATTCGCCAAATGGCACCACCTCAGGCGCATCCGGGTCATGGCAACTCCGGACTCGACTGCCCGCGGTCCCGTGCACGCAGCCAAACAAGAGATCACCGAAACCATCAAATTCCTCGGCTGGCTCTGGCAGACCCACCAGCGCACCGCCTCCACCAGCACCCAGCAGGACGTTGACACCTGGCTCTCAACGGGACCAACCACAAGAAAGGCCATCCGGACGTTCTTCGTGTTCGCGAAGAAGACCGGCACGAACACGCGTGTCGAGATCGGCCACTACAAGGCCAAGAGCCGCCCGGCCATCACGCAGGAGGAACGCCTCGCGTGGCTCCGGGAAATGCTCACCGGCAACAGCGAGTCCCCGCCCTACCGGGTCGCCGGCATACTGCTTCTCCTCTATGCCCAGCCCCTGGTCCGGGTGGCCGCGCTCCGCAGCGACGCAATCAGCGTCAACGACAACACCGGGACGCTGAGCATCACCCTCGGCACGCATCCCGTGCCCGTCCCGCAGCCATTCGCGGAACTCCTCACGCAGTACCTCCAAAACCGTCCCAATCTCAGAACGGGATCGGGGTCGGACAGCCCTTGGCTTTTCCCGGGAACCCGGACAGGCCAGCATCTCCACCCCAACACCATCATGGACAGGCTCCGCAGCCTCGGCCTCGAACTGCGCGGCGCGCGAAACACAGCCCTGGACGAACACCTCTCCGCCGCGCCGCCACCACTGGTCGCCGACGCACTCGGCTTCAGCCACCAGGTCGCGTTCCTCCATTCCGAAGCCTCCGCACAGCCCTGGGCACGCTACGCCGACCTGAAGGCAAACCACAACGTCCCGCCGTCCTAA
- a CDS encoding DUF3054 domain-containing protein produces the protein MKNSVSRYLVDVVLIVVFTMLGRQTHEHGLSILGIAQTAAPFLLAYFLISVVARFAWPRRVGGIWPDAVLTWLVTAGLGLVFRVLFGATAAPAFQIVTFVTLGLFLVAHAAIRALISRKSRRTGLSSK, from the coding sequence ATGAAGAATTCTGTAAGTCGCTACCTTGTTGACGTTGTTCTCATTGTGGTTTTCACCATGCTGGGCCGTCAGACTCATGAGCATGGCCTCTCCATCCTTGGCATCGCTCAGACAGCAGCCCCGTTTCTCCTTGCCTACTTCCTCATTTCCGTGGTTGCGCGTTTTGCGTGGCCGCGGCGCGTGGGAGGTATCTGGCCGGATGCTGTTCTTACGTGGCTAGTGACGGCGGGCTTAGGTTTGGTTTTCCGCGTACTTTTTGGTGCGACGGCGGCGCCTGCGTTCCAAATCGTCACTTTCGTGACGCTGGGCTTGTTCTTGGTGGCTCATGCCGCAATACGGGCGTTGATTTCGCGAAAGTCTCGGCGAACTGGCCTAAGCTCGAAGTAG
- a CDS encoding Lrp/AsnC family transcriptional regulator: MITAFVMIQVEADRIPECAQEISELQGISEVYSVAGDWDLIAIARVRKHEDLADVIANQLSKVQGVQETNTQIAFRAYSEHDLEAAFSIGLE, translated from the coding sequence ATGATTACCGCATTTGTCATGATCCAGGTTGAGGCTGATCGCATCCCAGAATGTGCTCAGGAGATTTCCGAACTTCAGGGAATTAGTGAGGTGTACTCGGTCGCCGGCGATTGGGATCTCATTGCCATTGCGCGAGTGCGTAAGCACGAGGACCTGGCTGACGTGATCGCCAACCAGCTGTCCAAGGTTCAGGGTGTCCAAGAGACGAACACTCAGATCGCGTTCCGTGCCTACTCAGAGCATGATCTGGAAGCAGCGTTCTCGATCGGCCTCGAGTAA